One segment of Schistocerca cancellata isolate TAMUIC-IGC-003103 chromosome 2, iqSchCanc2.1, whole genome shotgun sequence DNA contains the following:
- the LOC126162178 gene encoding meiotic nuclear division protein 1 homolog isoform X2 has product MSKRKGVSAEEKRVRVLQIFYEKKEFFQLKELEKIAPKEKGVIAQSVKDVVQSLVDDGLVDTDKIGTSIYFWAYPSKAKHSRKRKLTDLSNKLEETNKKLKKVKENVETANLGREESDERTTILENIASLKTEEARLKDEIQKYKDSDPEVLEQMKQQIQSCHDHKECIENWINCVLIS; this is encoded by the exons ATGTCAAAGCGTAAAGGAGTAAGTGCTGAGGAGAAGCGAGTGCGGGTACTGCAAATATTTTATGAGaagaaagaattttttcagttaaag GAATTGGAAAAAATTGCACCCAAAGAGAAAGGTGTCATTGCTCAATCAGTCAAGGATGTTGTTCAGAGTTTAGTAGATGATGGTTTAGTTGACACAGATAAAATTGGCACATCAATCTATTTTTGGGCATATCCCAG tAAAGCAAAACATTCAAGGAAACGGAAATTGACAGACCTGAGCAATAAGCTTGAGGAAACAAACAAGAAACTTAAGAAGGTGAAAGAAAATGTTGAAACTGCAAACCTTGGTAGAGAAGAATCAGATGAAAGAACCACAATTCTGGAAAATATAGCCTCTCTTAAAACAGAAGAGGCTCGACTTAAAGATGAAATACAGAAGTATAAGGATTCTGATCCAGAGGTTTTAGaacaaatgaaacaacaaataCAG TCATGCCACGATCACAAAGAGTGTATAGAAAACTGGATAAACTGCGTTTTAATAAGTTAA
- the LOC126162178 gene encoding meiotic nuclear division protein 1 homolog isoform X1 — MSKRKGVSAEEKRVRVLQIFYEKKEFFQLKELEKIAPKEKGVIAQSVKDVVQSLVDDGLVDTDKIGTSIYFWAYPSKAKHSRKRKLTDLSNKLEETNKKLKKVKENVETANLGREESDERTTILENIASLKTEEARLKDEIQKYKDSDPEVLEQMKQQIQVAKDAANRWTDNLFAIKSWCKNKFFIEGSVLDKQFGIDPEMDYLN, encoded by the exons ATGTCAAAGCGTAAAGGAGTAAGTGCTGAGGAGAAGCGAGTGCGGGTACTGCAAATATTTTATGAGaagaaagaattttttcagttaaag GAATTGGAAAAAATTGCACCCAAAGAGAAAGGTGTCATTGCTCAATCAGTCAAGGATGTTGTTCAGAGTTTAGTAGATGATGGTTTAGTTGACACAGATAAAATTGGCACATCAATCTATTTTTGGGCATATCCCAG tAAAGCAAAACATTCAAGGAAACGGAAATTGACAGACCTGAGCAATAAGCTTGAGGAAACAAACAAGAAACTTAAGAAGGTGAAAGAAAATGTTGAAACTGCAAACCTTGGTAGAGAAGAATCAGATGAAAGAACCACAATTCTGGAAAATATAGCCTCTCTTAAAACAGAAGAGGCTCGACTTAAAGATGAAATACAGAAGTATAAGGATTCTGATCCAGAGGTTTTAGaacaaatgaaacaacaaataCAG GTAGCAAAGGATGCAGCTAACAGGTGGACGGACAATTTGTTTGCAATTAAATCAtggtgtaaaaataaattttttattgaagGAAGTGTGCTGGACAAGCAGTTTGGTATTGATCCAGAGATGGACTACCTAAATTAA